The genomic segment gcagatGCCAGTCATGTGTGATTATATTatacatcacgtgacacaaCTATTCACTAATGTCTCCCACGTGCGCATGAACTATCTTCACCGCCCAGATTCGATTCAGTCATGGTCGTGCGATtgcgcctggcgcggcacggcaccCGAAACAACCCTTTTTATCACCTTGTGGCCATCCAAAATACCAAAGCGCGTGATGCAAGACCTATTGAAAAACTAGGAGAATATGATCCTGTGCCGCGACGTGTTCGTCCAGTGCAAATGCATCACATGCATGGAGAAGATCGACCAGGATTCAATGGTCAAATCATTTCACCTGGGATTCAGACTGATGTGCGCATGGAAAAGCGTATCGAGTGGAATGAAAATCGTATAAAGTACTGGCTTAATACGGGCGCGCAGCCTAGCAAGCCGGTAGCTCGGCTACTTGATAGGGCTGGTCTCATTCCTTTGGAGAAGCGTTCATTATACAAAGGTCTTTTCCATCCTCCTTCCCACTTGCCTGAAGGATCGATTGAAAGTGCGTCTAAGGAGTAAGCACCATCTTGCAAACATACGTATCTGGCATCTAGCCAAAATGTGTCCTATAGAGTATACCATTTGTCTTTCCAGGATGGGGTATATGCATCTATCCTATCTCCAAAAACGAGTATAGATCACCTTGTACGCAGCAGTGACTCGTGTTCACGCCTTCAGGAGGATCGCCCGTGCTTGCCACTTCTACGTCCACGACCGCCGCGTGAGCGTGGCGGATGTGATGCCTTGTTGCCTGATTCTGAAGGACCAGACATGCGTGGCGGGGCACTTGTAACGTTGGCCGCTAGTGGCATAGCGGCAGTCATGGCTTCAGGCGGCGGAAATGGAAAAGGCCAGTTCGGTACTGGAGGCGCGGACGGGGGGCCCCATACAGGCGGTGGTAAAGAAGGCACGGCTGGCAGT from the Malassezia restricta chromosome II, complete sequence genome contains:
- a CDS encoding small subunit ribosomal protein S16, whose product is MVVRLRLARHGTRNNPFYHLVAIQNTKARDARPIEKLGEYDPVPRRVRPVQMHHMHGEDRPGFNGQIISPGIQTDVRMEKRIEWNENRIKYWLNTGAQPSKPVARLLDRAGLIPLEKRSLYKGLFHPPSHLPEGSIESASKE